AGCAAGTATGGTTTTAATTATGAAGAGAGAATGATGCGTTTGGTTCTGTGTGTGGTGAGAATCGTGTAACAGCTTAGTGTTTGTTAGTGAAATTCCAGATCCGTGCCTGAGAAGCTTGGGGTGGGAAATATTTGTCCCTAGTAATACAAAATCATAAGTTAGTCTAAAACAATCACAATTATCGGTCGAATTAGGCTCAGTTTGGATAAACTTGTCTTTGGAAGCACTTGTAACTTACATAGAAGAGATTAGGAAAGTATAACGGACTGGGAATCTAATTTTTCTAACTCACTTTGGCTCTATTTAGATAAACTGATCTTTTGAAGCACTCATAAGAGAATAAAACAAGGAAGTAAAACAAGGTAGTAAAATGGATTTGGACTCTAAATTGAGTGATCCAGTCTAAAGCGTAAAAGTAAGCAATTTTGATTGTTGATGAGAAATCGATAGTGGATGTTATTGTACATTCATGCAAATCACTTTTGTCTTAAAATATCATTGGttgattttctttcttatcAACAAGCGTACTTCTTCCACTCCATAAAGCGAGTTACTTGTTTTAAAGGAAGCAGATACAATTAACTAGACTTGTCCTTCGTAAGTTAAAATCAACTtgtgcttttaattttaaaagaagcTCATTTATACAACTTCTTGAAAAGCTGAGGATATAGGTGCAAAGTTTTTTCTTATGGAagaaatttgattcattttaCCTTTATATGTTCTTTTCTTGTTAGTGTTTTAGGGAGAAATTTAGCCCAACAAAGTCTTAGTTTATAAGCATGAGACACTTTACTTTAGTCCTTGAAAAGAACCAATGTgactgaaatttgtaatttctaGGGACTAAGgtgtaatttttctatttttaaggATGGATGAGTACCATGTCTGTAGCCATTGGTACAATCCATTTAAACATGaagatattgttaaaataacttTAGCATGGATTTTGTTCCCTTTATTATTatagttgttgttgttgtaggtTTTGATTCGTTGTACTTCTAgttattttgcatatttaaGAATAACTTTAATTACTCAACAGATAATTCAACgggtttagaaaaaaaaatcatttttagaatgttaatttaattagagTCATGTACACTGTTGATTCAGAAGGAAGTTTGACACTCAACTAGATTTGTGCTAGGCTAACAGAACCCTCAATAAGGGATAAGATAGATGTAGCTAGGTGTTATTAAGCTGCTTAAGGGCAGGACTACACCAATATGGAAAGCATTATTATCTTGGGATTAACTCTATTGCTCGTGAGGTTTTGGATCAAGGAATTGCCTAAGGTGTTTCACACCATGAAAAGTGTTCATCATATACAAGGGATAAATCTGTTTTGGTAACCATGTCGTGTAGACCAGTTGGATAGAGGGGACTAGAGACTAGTTTCGCTGGTCCCAACTTTTACTCTGGCTCAAAACTTAAAACTGGCCATTTATGTCTTTGATGCCACTGGAAACTTGAGCCTCCCAAAACCTACCTGTTAACTATAATAAAGAGGGAGACATTGAACTAAAATCATGTGTTTCTGAGACAATACAAATGCTTTATTTATATAGAGAAAAAGGAaccaatacaataaatatagGAGATTTGATATCCTCTAATTGTAAAGATATGGTAcaggaataaataaaaatattcctaaatacatatattatcTAGATATTCTTGGTTATATATGATATGCTCATTATTTCTATAATTACAACTCTACCCTACAAGGTGGACCATATAAGTCAAATGTGCCTAGTTTGTTGCAAATATAATCAATCCTTGGTCCTCTTAGAAACTTGGTGAATACATTTAGTAAATGTTCACTATAGTTGGCAAATCTAGTGGTGAATACATTTAGTAACTGTTCACTATAGTTGACATTTAGTAACATTTAATAACTTTTCTcttatgaaatgaaaattcaccTCAATATGTTTGCTCCTCTCATAAAATACAGGATTGGAGGCTACATCCAATATTGCCCCATTGTCACATATAAGGTGCATTTGggaagttttttaaaaaattgaagctCTTTGAGGTGTTGTTTTTTCCATAGCTCACAAGTGATTAATGCCATTATCCTCTATTATGCTTGTGCACTTGATCTTGTGACAACATTTTGCTTCTTACTTTTCACAACATTAAATTACCTCACCCAAGAACACATTAAATAAGTACAAGAGATTTGATATCctttaataataaagatatgatatgggtataaataaaaatattcccaataatacatatataatctagatatttttaactatatagGATGGTGCTCCTTATTTCCGTATTATAAAGTATCAAATGTTTCTTAGTTTTCTCTTCCATTAACATGTTATATAGGGCTATCCAAGATGCAGCCCTTATCGATATATACCTTGTGGATTTCTTCTTTTAAGGCCATGTCTCATTCCCAGTTTCTCCCCAATCCCCCGCCCTCATTGTTGTGTACTCATTCTAGCATGTTCATACCTAATTTCCAGCTGCCAGCACAACCATTGCTCCACGATTGTCATTTGATCCCATGTATAGCGACCCCAGCATGTCTTTATTTCCATCACAGTAGTTAGTTTCCCACTGGACCTACCTCCACTGGAATGTCATGCAGTCTCATGAGTTGGTACTGACATTGCAAAATCTCCTTCACATGTTGTATTCATCTAATTGTTCTCTACTTAGATCCGTGGTGCTCTCTTCCATTCAACCTCTCCTTCATTGTGTCCCTTCGAAAGGTGCcttttagttttttgttttggtaCCCATTGTGACCTTGGGCTAGACCTGCACCATCAGATGGTTCCAAAAACATTTTGAGACTAAGTTTCCTACTCTCAATCTATTGTCTGTACTCCTCTCCACTTAAAGTTGGTTTGGAGGGGAGCAAAGCAACTATGACACATAAGCTTTGCTTATCAAATGGCGTTCTGAGTAAGATTAAATATACCATGTCACCACCAACACTGACTTTGGCTATCAGCAGGCACTCTATGTGAATCAAAATTGATACCCAAACATGCAACATTTTGTAATTCACCATTCAAATCTTGGGTTGGTAAGATTACATAGACCATCTCTTCCTACCAATGCCCGAATGGCTATTAGCAATCACTTTGTGGACAAAATTGACACCCATATATTCAGAATTATCAAATCCTCCCTTCATCTATCCTTTGAGCATATTTTTCATATCATTAGGAGGATGCTAAGGTTGTTTACGTCAATGGCACCTAGTATCTCTGTAGGTgcattaattatttacttaaaccTGATGTAGATTCAATGGGCTAcaagaaaagtaattattacTGCAGATGttgatatttaatgttatttttattaatatttcctTTGTGTACCTAactttagggttagggttttaggCAAATGTCTTGCCTCTATTCATATCCTATATATTTACATCAATAAGAAACACAACAGTGCAAGTATACACTGTTTTTCTGTCCATCCTATTTGTTCAAGTGGgtttctcttatttgttctcagGTTTGGTCACTTATCTGAAATGGCTTCAATAGGTTCTGCTCCTTTCTTTTCGGCTACTTCGACCATTACAAGTGCAAGGCTCAATTGGAAGAATTATTTGTCTTGGTCTGCCTCTGTTGAATTATGGTTCCTTGGTCGAGGATACCATGACCACTTAGAAACTGAACTCAACTCTATTCCTGATGCAAACAAATCCCAATGGCAAAAGATTGACTTCCAACTATGTGCTGTTTTATGGCAGTCAGTTGAGCCTGATGTCTTAAAGTTGCTCCGATCCTTCAAAACTTGTTTCTCTTTTTGGAAGAATGCACAAattttttttgctaataataTCCAGTGTCTCTTTGATGCAACTGAAAGATTGACTTCTCTCAAACAAACCAACCATGATATGGTCTCTCATATGATTGAGGCTAGGGATGCGGTAGAAGAAGTTAAAAGATTCCTAGTGGCAGACTCATTAGAGGAACTCAATAAGAAACTTGATAGATATTATATGGTCTTGATTTTGAGACACCTACATTCAAATTTTGATCATGTTCGTGATCAAATTCTAACTAGTGATCAAATCCCTTCTATGGATGATTTAATCACTAGATTCATCCGTTTGCCTTACCTTATTAAAGATGACAATCAACatgaaattattgaaaattctaCCATGACTTCAATAGGTTCTGCTCCTTTCTTTTCGACTACTCCGACCATTACAAGTGCAAGGCTCAATTCGAGGAATTATTCGTCTTGGTCCACCTCTGTTGAATTATGGTTTCTTGGTCAAGGATACCATGACCACTTAGAAACTGAGCTCAACTCTATTCCGGATGCAAACAAATCCCAATGGCAAAAGATTGACTTCCAACTGTGTGCTGTTTTATGGCAGTCTGTTGAGCCTAGTGTGTTCCAGATGTTCCGATACTACAAAACTTGTTTCTCTTTTTGGAAGAATGCAAAAAATTTTTTTGGTAATGATATACGATGTCTCTTCGATGCAACTAGAAGATTGACTTCTCTCAAACAAACCAACCATGATTTGGTCTCCCATATGGTAGAGGCTAGGGATGCGGTAGAAGAAGTTAAAAGATTCCTAGTGGCAGACTCATTAGAGGAACTCAACAAGAAACTTGATATATATTATGTGGTCTTGATTTTGAGAAGCCTACATTTAGATTTTGATCATGTCCGTGATCAAATTCTAATTGGTGATCAAATCCCTTCTGTGGATGGTTTAATTACTAGACTCATCCATTTGTCTAACTTGATGAAAGATGACGATCAACatgaaattattgaaaattctaCAATGGTAGTCCCTTGTGGAAGAGGAGGAGGTCGGAACATACGAGGAGAACGTGGTGGTAAGAGTGAACGTTTAAAATGCTCATATTGCAAGAGAATGGGTCATActcaaaaaaattgttattcCTTGCATGGTTTTCCAATAAAAGCTGGTCATGTGTCTAAATTTGAAAGatcaaaatctaaatttttttatggagAGTATC
This portion of the Vigna unguiculata cultivar IT97K-499-35 chromosome 6, ASM411807v1, whole genome shotgun sequence genome encodes:
- the LOC114187950 gene encoding uncharacterized protein LOC114187950 isoform X1, with the protein product MQGWFSAPSGGEEEAKPSSSLLADWNSYATAQSSQDSSNLGLSFDLESAVRSANDTVSGTFSVFGHLSEMASIGSAPFFSATSTITSARLNWKNYLSWSASVELWFLGRGYHDHLETELNSIPDANKSQWQKIDFQLCAVLWQSVEPDVLKLLRSFKTCFSFWKNAQIFFANNIQCLFDATERLTSLKQTNHDMVSHMIEARDAVEEVKRFLVADSLEELNKKLDRYYMVLILRHLHSNFDHVRDQILTSDQIPSMDDLITRFIRLPYLIKDDNQHEIIENSTMTSIGSAPFFSTTPTITSARLNSRNYSSWSTSVELWFLGQGYHDHLETELNSIPDANKSQWQKIDFQLCAVLWQSVEPSVFQMFRYYKTCFSFWKNAKNFFGNDIRCLFDATRRLTSLKQTNHDLVSHMVEARDAVEEVKRFLVADSLEELNKKLDIYYVVLILRSLHLDFDHVRDQILIGDQIPSVDGLITRLIHLSNLMKDDDQHEIIENSTMVVPCGRGGGRNIRGERGGKSERLKCSYCKRMGHTQKNCYSLHGFPIKAGHVSKFERSKSKFFYGEYQEFLRYKYEKSINEGQSSSIPSVSTTCISQFLEGHSP